The Rhipicephalus microplus isolate Deutch F79 chromosome 4, USDA_Rmic, whole genome shotgun sequence sequence gtcctccccctgagagacagttacggggctcacttttctctgtTCATTTGTaatcaccccccccctccccattccGACAGACGTATTGAATAGGGGCACACGTCTATCCCGTTTATACGGGAAAGCGCTCGGAAGCCCATGTGATGCAAGCAGCAAGGGGCTCTAGCCCTAACTAAAGCCCTACCACTCCTGtggcgtcgcatcacgaccactttcaccgacggctcccgttgaaGGGTGCGCGTTTGCACTGCCATTGAACGAAACAAAGGAGGCTTTGGGATGATGTAGTTCACAACCGATACTTTTCGTTTATGGACCAATGGAGGGCAATACCCTAATGACGTAACGTTTAATCACCGTTATGACGTCAAGAAGCGCTTAAAAAAACTCCAAGAGcacaagtttttttgttgttgttgctcctTCAGATGTGTTTAGGAGACCTTTATTTTTTCGTGGGAATTGCGTTTCAGAATGGTTGCCGATTCTTCCGCATCTATTTGCATCTAGTAGTAGGCGAAACAGTACTAAAGCTTTGAAGCTAAGCCGAAGAATCAAACAGCTGACACTTACGTGGGGAAAATGTGCTATTTGTAATCTATATCAGgcaactacactctaaaaaaagagcgagtaaaaagggtgtctgtttgtccaacaacaataatcgtcatctatattgtgttccgtccttgcgctatcgccccgcgcccggtacattttGGTCacaatcgacatgcccattatcagggttacatcgcattctcgataggaaagtggccagcgccgagttgtcaagaaaggaagcgcacgcaagtctgattattgttgtgggacaaaaaaaaacacccttctgacttgatatttttttagagtgtagagaGCCGCTCTCGTACATGCTGCGAGAGTGTGCTTCGACCTGACAGTAGGTCTGTTCTGCGCCCATCCAGCTTCCAAGACAAGATTGGGCAGTCCAGCGGGTGGCCGGAGAGGCAAAGCATCGAAGTCCCCATGAGGGAGACTAGAGTCAGATTTGTTAATGAACGAACCTTCAACAAAATTGTTTCGATCTATCCATGCATAGCAGACACTACAGGCCATGTTCAGAATTCCACGACTATCTCTACCCCACTACGTTGTCAATGACTAAGGAAGATGAACAGCGATACCGTGGCCATTCGAGCAATTGCATCGCGACTGTATAGGCAGCAAGTTACATAGGGTGAACTTAGTCATGCGCCTGTTCACTCTAAGCCAGCTGAAGTTAACTGTATTGATATTTTGTTTAAAAGGCCAACATGTCAGAACGCCTAAAATATCGATAACCTGAAGGATAATCAGATGTAGGCGATAAAGCTTATGCTATATCACAgaagctgcgaaaaaaaaaggcagcacgtGCTCAGCATATTGCCATGAAGGGTAATATTTGCGAGCCAGAACTTGGTAAAAGCTCGGGGTGCAACAGGTGTGACTTCAGAAGTGTAATGGAATACGTGTTTTAAAAAAAGTTTGTATCAAAACCGTAGGTGTGCTGGCTGCGCCGGTGCACAGTGTTaaacactaacaaagcatgtgtCGTCAATGGCCCCTCTTTATTTGCATCTAGAGTaactggtatgacatgatgatgatGTAGGAACCAAGTAAGCGTGCGAGAGTATAAAGTTGGGTGTAAATATGCTGACCTATATGAAGGCTGTTTCAAGAAACGCTTAAGCGCTTGAACAGTTCAACCATGAGGAGAGTAAAAACGTTTTCTACCTAAAAGCGTCGAAGTTCGAAGAAGCTGGCTTCCTGGTCAATATTCAGGACGCGTGTCTGAGAAACCTGCTGATCGGCGACTGAGAACACGTGGAATAGAGAGATTCGCAGCCGAGCCCGGACAGTCCACCCAGCAGACCCTTCAGGAcactttcgttgttgccgtgggCTTGGACGGCACCGGTGAGCGACCGCAACATGGCCGCGACAGTGGGGTACTTTCGGACGGCGTCCTCGGTGATCTCGCAGACCGCGCGGGTGCGGCATGCTTCGGTGTCCAGACCGACCACTCGAAGCAGGTCACGCCCCACGTCGGCAGACATGCTGTCCGTGACGATGGCGCCGAACGCGCGGAAGCTGGCCTGGAGAAGGTGGTCGACCACGGGAACGTACGTGAGGCCGAACAGCGATAAGTAGAGGAGTCCCAGCACCAGTAGGACGGGCTTCAGGGCGCCCAGGGCTACGGCGATGGCCGGACCAGCAACAGCTAGAGCCAGAGGAACGAGCGAGACCGGAATGGACCGGCTGGCCTCAGCGACGTCCGTTGTAGCCTCCGAGGATATGTTGAACATTATGCTgctacctgaaaaaaaaagacggcaaatAAAAGCCCAAAGTTCGCAGAAAAAGCTCAAGTAGATAAAAAGTAGGGGGAGTGGTACTGTTATTTTTTGACAGAGGTCATAGTCAAGGGCATAGCACGATTGCGACACGATGTGTGGACAAGCACGCACGACAGAGTCGTTACGCGTAAAGCACTGCGATAGCTGCTGTGACTGAAGAATGTGCTTCAACGAAACGATGGAAAAGCATCACCAGGAAGCAATGAAGAAAGGCAACGGCTAACTTGCATCGATTTTCTATAACCAGAAGAAACACCGTAAATGATAGGCACAGTAATTTAAACGTTATGGTAGTGAGCGTAAAGTTCAATGCGGCAAAGCTGCGAATTCAGATGTGAAAGGAAAAATAACGCGCCCGAAATACTTACCGCTGACAATAACCAGACGGGGCAGCAGGACGAGAAGGGAAGCCAGCGTAATAGCCTGCATCGTTGAGATCACCGGGAAAGTAGCGTGCGTACGCCGAGTGTACTGCTGGTAAGAATCGTGCCTGAAGCTTTGCGTGAATGGTTTATATAGCCTTTACACGGCAAAGCAGTTTGCTACTACATTATCTCATTCTTATCGCAGAAGCTGTAAGTTCTTGCCTCAATGTTGCTATCCTCGTTTTGCGGATTGGCATGATTGACGATTGTATCTTTCGGACGACAAAAAAggaagtgggcagatgagattggaAACTCACTATTCCTACACAGGAAGGTGACGCCCCTATTCTCGTATCGCTACAAAACGTGGGTGGATGGATTTTAGCCTCGTACGAACTTCAATCATGTGAGCGACTGTagaggtgattgattgattgatttgtggggtttaacgtcccaaaaccaccatatgattatgagagacgccgtagtggagggctccggaaattttgaccacctggggttctttaacgtgcacccaaatctgagcacacgggcctcgacatttccgcctccatcggaaatgcagccgccgcagccgggatttgaacccgcgacctgtgggtcagcagccgagtaccttagccactagaccactgcggtggggcagcGACTGTAGAGGTGGGAGAATaggataataatattaataactaGGGTTTTACGTATCAAAACCACAATaggattatgagaaacgtcgcagtggagagctccgaaacaTTTTGTCAGCCTGGTGCTAATTAACTCGCACTAACATCACACACAGTATACATGGGCCTCTGctacttcgcctccatcaaaatgagaccgccgcggccgggattcagcATATAGCATTCCAGTAGATTGCTGCGTATAGCAAAAGTTATTTCGTTAGTTCTTTTTAGAAAACTTCAAAACTAAATTTCTTGTGAAATTTAAATATAGACCTGCAGTGGCGCAGTGACGGGGTGATACACCGAGCCCGTGCCACCCATTCTTTCCGAGCCCCCGAAAATATTTTCGCCACGGCACACATAGCGAAGCAATACCATTTCaaaatgaacccccccccccccccaccctgtgtcccgaaaaaaaaattcattctgCCTACGCTCTTGACTGTCAGAAAGCTTTTATTGATCGTCCACGCAATTGGTTCCCCCACTGCAAAGAAACGTAGCGCAGtgcttgtgtgtttttttttttgtaggcaaACTATAGTAATTTGTTTTTGTGTATACGCAGCCTTACAGCCTGCTTATATCGAGTGAAatctgccacggtggtctactggtTAAGGTGCTCGACTACTgaaccgcaggttgcgggatcgaatcctggccacattgttgatgaaggcgaaaatgtttgagaccCGTGTGCTTGAATTTGGGCTCAcataaagaatctcaggtggtcaaaattttcggagccctctactattaCGGACTCGACAGTGTTTTATGGACGTCGAACTTCCATAATTATCAATAATGTCGAACAAAGAAATTATCCGTGAAGCTTTGAGGCGGCTTGATTTTCATCTGTGTTCTCTCGTTAAATGACCGTATCTTCGTTCCGAGAACTTGAAATTATAGAGTACATGCTTACAAGGTAACCTGTCTTAGAGATTACGTTGCGCCAAAAATCTTCTTTTATCTGAGTATTCCAGACACTAAAAGGCCCAgaaagttatttttattattttcatgtatGACTTTAGTAGTGCAATAATGAAACACGTGCAAGTTTGACGTGCAAGAAGCAAGAAGGTCGTTACACATACGCATGTGTCAAACCACCgtcaaacgagaaaaaaaattatggtccatctccccgaagggaacattgatgggatgcgaagcagcagcaatGCGCTGCTTCGctagacacgggaggcgggttgggtttcgtgtaagtttcatcacaGACAAACGAGCGGAAAGTGTGTTTTCATtcgacgtgtggtcgagcatTGCAGGCGGTGGAGaaagtgaagcgagagagaagtgagTTGCGAGCGGGCAGAGGAGCCGTCAGCTGCGGCAACAACCCCTAAGactgcgggcgctgcggcgagcgtgctgcgggtgaCGAGAGAGTGACGCCAGCGTGCACCTGCAAGAGAAGCGTGCGAGGGAAGCGGGACGTCAACGCGCAACTGCGGCGTGGCCTAcctggcaccactccaacacctgcggcgaaaGGAACGCGTCATGGTGCGTTCGTACGAACGCACGTACGTGCGGCGTTACACCCATTTggtgaaagagctgcttcgcatctataatATAACGCAATCATGGGGGTGATGGTACTATGGAAGGGAAGTCTTGTTGTGTAGTCGTGGCTCCTTTACAATTTGATCCGAATAAATACATACGTCTTTCTCTAGCAATCGGGTACACTTGTGAAGGCTCTGTGGAAAGGACAATTCAGTTTCTGGATTTGTCTCTGGCGCCTAATGAGCACCACGCTTGCTGGGAGTTTGTCTCCATGTCTAAGAAGCATTGGCTCAGGTATTCTTATAGTGATTCAAAAAGTGTAAAATTTGCCATCCTGTTAACATAATTTTTTCTGCCCTAACCAAGTCTTTGTCCACAGAATGTCATTTATCATTCTAAGTCAAGTTAAACGTCTCGAACTTGGAGCTTTCCCTCTTAACGTCATTGCTCCCATATGTTAAATCTTTGAACAGTTAACAGTGTTCAGGCAAAAATGCGTAATGGCAAATCGGGAAGTGGTGAAGGCTAGCGGTGACCCCGTATATTTGGAGTATCTTCATCCTATAAGaaagagtgaatgaatgaataagcTTTACTCGATGTCCGGCAGTTTCATTTAGGCGAGGTTGCGGAAGAGGAGATTAACCCCTGTTCCTTTCCACCCTCCGTCGATGATGATgacggtgcctcaggtgaccgctcgaagtccttggatCCGGGCGGCATGttcggcttgccggacggccaaagctggtcggccagctagtcgctggtgagtgccgcctcccagtGGCAGTGAAGCAGAGCCAGCCGATCCGCAGCAGTGACCGCAGTCGCGGCGGCAGCCAGCCCCTGCCCTCGCGCTGGGGCAGCAGTTAAATGTTGACGTCTACATTTCCGCCAGAAATAGGAGTAACAGGCTAGGTGACAAAATTGACAAGCTGTTCTCTGGTGCGAGTGTGTCGTCTAGCAGAATGTGTGCAGTTAATGCACCGCATGGTGTATGCAGTTCATCACTCCCGTATATACCGTTGCGTTCTCATGAAGTGCAAACAGGTCGCTGCCTCGACATTCTACTGCGAGAGGATCACAGATAACTATTTAAAGTGTGCGCCGTAATCCAAGTTgactgcttgattgattgatttgtggggtttaacgtcccaaaaccaccatttgattatgagagatgccgtagtggagggctccggaaattttgaccacccggggttctttaacgtgcacccaaatctgagtacacgggcctgcaacatttccgcctccatcggaaatacagccgccgcagccgggaatcgaacccgcgacctgcgggtcagcagccgagtaccttagctactagaccaccgcggcggggccaagttGACTgcttactgtgccgcctgtgctGTTGAAGAACTCCCGGGAGTTCTTCAACACGACCACTGTTTTCGGGATCAATACGGTGGACTGCCGATGCATTCGGTTTCTGCAAAAATGGCGACACGTGTTTAAGCACACCGTCCATTGCGTTGTTCGAATCTGAGTTGACTGACTTGCATAATACTTAAATATAGCGCCTGGAATCTTTCTGCCAATCGCATATGATGCGTGCGCATTTTCtattcttccttctttcctttctttttttttcctttttgtttgaATATAGCACTCAGTTGTCGGTCAGCGATAGTGCTGCGTGTTTCGTCTTCATCGGAAAGAGAGATAATGGTAACATTAACAGAGACAGACAAAATTGCCGCCTATCCGcgcgcttcgctgcaaatgtcgtcgaaagacgatagtcttctgccggCCGTACTACATGAGTCCTGGTCCCATCCGTGGCCTCCCGTGATGCTGTTCTCGTACCATTTATGTCCTGGCATCAAACACGCAATGAAAGTTTGAACAAATTTCATTTGAACGAATTTCATGCTGGCATGTCATATGTTCGTACCTTCACGACCTACCAGTGATGTTTTCGTCGCTCTTGGGCGTCATAGTTTGCAAAGTAGAACCATTTTTGAGACATTAATGTATTTTATTGCGTGGAAGGGTTTATGGCATGTACTGTTGGTACGTCGAAATAGACACGTGCCGAAGTAGGCAGCACAATATCATCGGCAAGGACTTTAGAGGCGAAGCATCTCACGGTCgagttcaatccggtgtgcggcgtgaccacatTTGCTGCGCATGCATGTCCTTtaccctctctctcctctcctacaaTCATTCCTCTTGCCTCGCACCGCcgacgccccaccgcggtggtctagtggctaaggtactcggctgctgacccgcaggtcgcgggttcgaatcccggctacggcggctgcattttcgatggaggcgcaaatgttgtaggcccgtgtgctcagatttgggggcacattaaagaaccccaggaggtcaaaatttccggagtcctccactacggcgtctctcataatcatatggtggttttgggacgttaaaccccacatatcaatcaatcgcaccGCCGACGCAAGAAGCGTCATCTAGCCTACGCTCGCTCATCCTCTATCTCATCTAGGCATCTCTCTCCATGGGCGGCGTTTACACTCCCAATGCGCATGCATGTCCCTATCCCCCTCTTTTCTATCCTACGTCCCTTACCCCCACTCTCGCCTCGTAACGCAGACGCAGGCAGCtactgctagcgagtttcttgattgaaaaaccaAGTGCTCGCACTGCACAACTAAGGTCAAATTGTATGGGTCGCAAAACTTGGAACGAAAAGTGTCAGAAACCTACTGCCACAGATATCAACGCCCACCGACGATTGAAGCACGACtaggtaaggggggggggggggggggcaaccaaaACTACTAACTTCGAAGTTTTCTTCGAATAGTCATTTTATGTATCTCGAAGATAAATGTAAATGTAATTTACGGTTTATCTGACACCTGGATAAATGCTTCATTGCCTCCATTTTTGGTCGAGTGCCAAGAATGGAGGAGGAGGGGCGTATCCAGACAATCTGCTATCAGAGCTTGTTTTGACTTCGGCGCAGTGCCAGGTCAACGAAGCATCGCTCACTTTTGCGTCGTGGTTTCATGCGCACCTTCGGTAGTTTATTAACGCGATTGCATTAAAGAGCTTGTTTAGCGAGAATTTTGTTGTCggcgtcggcatcgttggttgtgagcgaaaaatcatcttatgcgtgaccaaaaaattgacaACGATGCATAGGAAATAAATGATCAGAACGCCCGTGCCAgagtggggattgaacccgggtctTTTGAGTC is a genomic window containing:
- the LOC119172415 gene encoding uncharacterized protein LOC119172415, encoding MQAITLASLLVLLPRLVIVSGSSIMFNISSEATTDVAEASRSIPVSLVPLALAVAGPAIAVALGALKPVLLVLGLLYLSLFGLTYVPVVDHLLQASFRAFGAIVTDSMSADVGRDLLRVVGLDTEACRTRAVCEITEDAVRKYPTVAAMLRSLTGAVQAHGNNESVLKGLLGGLSGLGCESLYSTCSQSPISRFLRHAS